AATAAAACCAGGAGAAAGGTTTTGGCAGCTTAGCTTAACCTCTTTGACAAAACTGTGTAGCAGAAGtagcagaaaaacatttcttcattcGAGGGATCCTGGTTGCAGACATAGATGGTGAACTACCGATCTTGACAGGAAGTAGTCAATATTAGCTGGAAGTTGTTAAGTTGAAGATAAAGATTGTTCTGGTTAAACACTGAGGTCGAGTGGTTGGGGTTAGGGCAAGACACTGGTCCAGGCGATAAGACCCAGAAACATTCCAAAAAGACTTATTCCAGGCCCAGAGGTTAGAAGTCGACAGTCATGTTGGCAGTCTATTTGTCTGCAGGGTGatgcttctctttttatttgatattaCAATCGTGACTCAGGGGACACTGAACAGTACCAGAATTTTCTTCTGGTACTGTCTAACAGCCTTTGCTCGGTTCTGTCCTAAGTCTTATCTATTTCTGTACCATCTAAAGTAAATTCCACTGACGATGACCTTGGTCATGCTGTTAAAAGGGAAAAAGGGAACTGTTGAGACAGTTAAGGAAGGCCAGTGTCAGGTGTGGGAGAAGGGAAGCACGCAGAAACCCACAAGGTTTAGTCTGGATTTTAAATCAGTGTTGCTTTTAGCAAAGGGAAGGAGATTGGAGGCAATGGGGATTTCCAAAAAGACAATGATTTAGCATTATGTGTGGTTGCATAAGGtctgttatattattatttattgcagtttCCTAACAACTAATAGCATTACCCTCTgggtggagaacagtggagcagGAGAGGGATGGTTGCGTGGAGGGAGGTGCATTGAATTTAAGTCTCTATCATTTGATTCTGAAAAGAAGCACATTGtaaaaacagactgaatgaAGACTGAAGCAGCAGAGGCTGAAACATGCCGACTTTTAGCTCCTAGTATGAGTCACACACGCTCAATCGTACATTTCCTATAATGCAACCAACAACTTATCTTTGTTACACCTGGTTTATCCCCTTGTCGTTCAAACTCCAAACAGCCAGTTTGTTAAGCAGGCTTTCTGTGATAGATTTGTCTCCGAGCTAAAGCTGAGATAACCCTGTTGACATCGCTATGACATCACTGGCTTATTTTCTCAGACTTGTCGAAGCTTCTCCTGAGGCATTTTCAACTGCTTTCATAAGCTGAGTGGTCCTCCTCATGACTGGTAAACTAACTCCCTCTTTACCCTctactttttctctttgcattgTCATCTTGCACAATGACTTCTTATGCATCAATTAGGGTAAAGAAGCCACTGTATAAGTCAAAGTCACTGTTTTAACAGCTTGCCTTCACAGATTTTTCTAACCAATTAAGCACACCTTAGCAATCACAGCAGACACAATCAGTGctgcgtttgtgtgtttttccaatTTGGACTGAGAGTAAACAATACGTCAGCTAATATTTTCTGTTATCAGGCaccacaaaagacaaacaaacaaacaaaaaaaacattatttccagTTCTAACTCGTTCTTAGACTGTTATCAAGTCAAATAATGTCATGGCCAATACCCCTTTGTCTCGCAGCCCATTTGTGTCTTGAGTCCTTTGGCACAGCGGTTGACAACCACTGTCTTAGGGGCTTCATATGGATGCTAATTGGACCACAGCAGAGAATCAGGACATGCATTGCTTCCTCTCCACTCCTACCAATCCCTTCTCTTTATGTCAtcctctgctctctttttctaGATGCTCATATTTGGCTTCCGTGTCAGCCGAGTTCCAATAAAGTTTTCTCCGCATCTCCCCATTGACTCCAGCTAACATCTCATTcgatcatttcatttttaatctgcCCCCCCACCTCAGTCTTTCACCTCTCTTTTCCCACCTCCTCCAAATTTATCCTCCAACCTTCTCCATCTTtttagagagagaaacagaaggggagagcagcagcttcagactgtagtatgtgtgtgtgtgtgtgtgtgtgtgggaggactCCAGTGTCAGTAAGCAATCCCATAACACCACCAACACATATCAGAGGCccctgcatgtgtgtctttgtgtggatTGCGTCTGTTTAGCCAGCGCGCTCTGCCTGTGGCGCCTGGGGGCAGGGAATTTTAAATCAGGCATCCAAAGAAACCGATACAGctgaatatttgaatatttattcCTTATCAGAAGCTGGGATATTAATGAGGGAGCTGTGTCTGGGCGGGTTATGGAGCGAGAGAGATAGATTCTGGTGGTTGGGGACAGACAGATGGTGTGTTTACTCCTCCGTTTTCATGTCATAAGTGGAAGAAAGCACATGAGCTCTGCCTAGTGTTTGTCCTCTGGTATTACACAAGGCTGAACACATCTAACAAGGACGTCGTGATGATGGTATGATGGCTGTATTTCCTCCTCATCTGCAGTCTTGTcagttttttgtcagtttgccATCGCAGTCTGTAGAAAGAGTGAGGAGACCCTGGGAGCATCCTGCTACGTATTCTGAAGAAATCTGCAGAAATGACCGTATTATAAAGATTAAGAACACCAAGAACACTAAAATGTCCCTTCTAAGTAGCAATGACACACTATAAATCCATTTTAGCACCATTTTTTGAAAGCATGCACAGACAGGCTTGTTTTTCCACAtatgtttttgtacagattaaGTACAGTTggctgtatatacagtatattgtatatacaATATTCCCATCTAAATCTAGGCAAGAAATAAGCtgataatatttaaattaaaagtaagaAATCCTTCATAATGtcaaacactttatttaaaaggtCACTTCAGCTCTAAGCAGATGTCACAGGAAACTTTAAATAAGTGAAACAACTTAACTTTTCCTTAACTCTTTCCTGGACTTGCAGAGTCAAGAGAAGCCAAGATGTGGAACAAATCTCCCTTCACTTTATCTCCTTTAACATTCACTCTGCTGGCCTGCTCTTGTCTTAATGGAACAATGGAGCAGCATTACCAGCGGCTCATCCTTGTGATCCTGTCTCCCTGGGGTTCCAGTCCCCTTCCAGTGGTGTGTAAATGTAGGTCGACTGCGCTGTGATTTAGTGGGcctgttgtttgtttggatgAGGAGTTTTAGTCAAGATGAATCCCCCCACTCAGGCACTTTAGCATGTTAATTGGTGTTACAGAACAAGAACTGGAGGCACCTTCCTCAGACTGTCTACTGTGAATGATGATAGACAGCCAGCTGTTCAGGGTTTCCACACAGCCGACGCAATGGGAATGTGTGAACGTGCACATAAAATACTCTTGACTGAAACAactggaaatttaaaaaaaaggtggaTTCATTGATATATGGATAAAAACAATATGCacacttacagtaaatgtcactCGTCTCATAGGAGATGAAAAATACCGTATTTCTGCCCTGATTTCCACATTGTTTTAATTCCTTGACTCTCTTGTAATTACATTCACCGATTGTCCGTGTGTGTCTAAACTTCACTGCATTAGCgtgtttgtttaatctgtagaaaaacatacagtatgaaaatgaaaactggcACAGCTGACTAAAGCATCGTCTGACAGATGATGCTTGTGATCAAAGAACAATTACCTCCACTTGTTTGAAATCCTTACTTTTCCAGCTTGTTGTTCACAGACTAGACATAAAAATGTTCACTACAGGTAGAAATAAGTGCAGCCTTCTAGAAATTGTCCAAGGCTGCACTTATTTCTCCGGGGGAAAGCTGTTTTGGACGTTTTCAGACAGACCTGAGAAAGGTGTTTTGATGTCGTTCAGAATCGAGGCGTGTAAACTATGCATTTATCATTTACTTTACTCAATCTAAGCACGCAGTCGTTTTCTGTGTATCTTTCAaaagctgagaaagaaaacCCATTATGCTGTATTTCAGCCCATATCTCAACTATAATAGTGAGCAGAAAGAAATGGCAATAGGcctgtgatttttttcctttgtcaGCAGTGTGCAGCCCAGCAGCGCAGTCCTGGTTCCAAATGGATCAACACACTACGATAGATTAGTCTCCTTGTCTACACTCCCATTCACTCGtccatttatccatccatttATTTACCCGTGTGTTGCAGCAAGCAGTGTTTTCATCTGAGAAATGgctgaaagaacaaaaaaaagaaggagagagggagaaagggcAGGGTGATTGGAGCAAAACAGAGCCTTATCCCTCTGACACAAAAACTCATTCCGATCCCCGGAATACAATAGAGCAGCCCCCGAGCACCCTTGGGCCAGGCAGCAAATAATACCCATAATGCAGCATGTCTGTGACTGCTGGAATCCCCTGTGGCCGTACCCGTCCAGCTTGTATTGGACTGTGCCAGGGAGCAGCCTATAATGCCAAATAATAGATGCCAAATGCTGGCACCAACCACTCATTATTCTCTTTTTACTTGCCTTATGGACAGCATGggatgtttttttctgccttgcTTTGACACAGATGTTGCCCTTCAGCTCTGTATATACTgcactgtattgtactgtactgtactgtacaggtGTTGTTGTTTGGAATTGAGTTATCTGACACAGCCATGATTGTCGCAGCAACACCAATGTGGCACTGCTACTTCTGGAGGTTTAGATGGAGTAGATACAACAATAACACTTCTCACACAAGTAATAAGTCCCATGGTGCTGCTGCCTAAATAAAAGAACAAGGCACAGACTGCAAGTTCACTGCAATGTTTCCCTCTGCAATCCCTCGAGCTCCCATCATCTCCTCAAAACAGCTCTGATGAAGGAAAACTGGGAATTTAACCACAGTAAGAAAAGAACAATTACATCTTAGATTCCTCTGAATAATTCATAAGTCATTGTTGTGTGTGGGACACAGCACGaacgtacgtgtgtgtgtgtgtgtgtgtgtgaaagaagcAGGGCAATCCCTCAGAAACAACGCGACTGTGTTAGATTTGCGGTCTCAAagttgtactttttaaaaaagatttataaACAGTTATTGGTTTCAACTGGGTCGAGATCTGGTAGCGACGGGGAGGGGGCCAGGAGATGGCTCCACAGTGCCACTATGTggtaaaaacaaagcaaaagaaaaacaaaacaacacacatggtgtttcctcttttatttcaaatatacCTGTACAACACTACAGCAGCATTtacatcaacataaaaaaaatattacaaaatgatACTGGCAGCTCCCATTTAACAGCCAGCaacatatttattctttataaCGCAGACTCACATAAGCATAAAGCGTGCAAATACAGCACATGTAAAAAGCTCTGTGGATCATGTGCAGTGGTTTTAGGGATATCCAAACCGGACTTTAGAGGAGTGAGGGATAAAATAAGTAGGGTTTAcataatgtgtctgtgtgtaacatagttttACATCAATATTTAATGACACAGAAACCCAGCTGGCCGAGACTATATTTACTGTCTGGACCTGCTGGTGTGAAGGGGGAGGGTCACTATTCTTGTCACACATGGGTATGTGTCTATCCTGTCCAGGCGCCCACACTGGTCTTGATCCTGTTTATAGAACTGCTATTTATTAAAGGACATTATAAAGTATTCTTGGCACTTAACTCTGAATCTCTAAACAATTTTACCTTTCTGTACACTCGCATCTCAATTTAGAAATACTGAACAAAAAAGCACCAAGTTTGTCGACTCCTGCAcagatgttttatcttttctagAGGGAATGATCACTGTGATTGTCGGCTGCTGTCCAACATTCTCAGTCCTTCTTTTCCATCTCAGGAAAAGGCAGCCTCAATCACAAACTAAGTTAATTTGGAGACCACTTTCAGCGCAGTGCACCGTGTACTGACTAATCATGATACTggagttatttttaaaaacaacttataactaaaataacagtgtctggagctgctgctgcatcctaACAGTCTCTCAAATTCAAGTCAATAAATTAGGTAAAACTGATCTGTGAGGccaaaatctaatttaaatgaatgGTTAAGGTTAAagtaacattttttttcatcaggTAAAACATCATACATGAGTGTTTGTGCGTGTCACAGTCCCATCCACACTTGCTACAGGCTTTAGTCGGCGTGATTCTAACAGGAATCAGGCTAATTCTTCAACCCGTCACTCCTTTTTCAGCGTTCAGTAGTTCCCTCAAGGATCCATCCCCATACAGACATTCCTGTCTTTGGTCCTCTAAGCTTGTCCTGCAACGGTTGCTCATactcttctcctcttcaccgTCTTGTTCTGCCAATCATACATTGATATTCTTCAGCTGTTCATAAGTGAGGAAGAACTGGGGATGGAGTAAAGGAACATATGCAAAAAGAGCAGTGGAACCTTTGTTGAGGAGAAAGGGAACTCTTGGCGTGTACAATGCAGTTGCATGTCCAGAATCCTCCAAAGGGGATTCAATTAAAtgaattatcatcatcattattatttgcCCACACTCAGGGTCCCTTCCATTCTCTCTTACCAGAGGCTCTGAGGCTGTAACCTCACAAGGAGGGAACTGGCCTTTGAATCCTATACATCACTGAGTGAATAACTGAGTTTACCACATTTTGCTGCGGATTTCACCAGCTCTGAATATGTTACATCATCTAGGGTGAATGTAAACAGACTGGTGCACTAATGAGTTGGTTAAAGGATACAATGATGTTCCATGGTCCCAGGCGGAGCCAGTTGGGAAAGAAGCCCTTATAAAGTGCCATGAAGCCCTCAGAGCGCCACgtctgaagagaaaacaaacacgtTAAAAACCCACTTTGTCGCCTTATTATCCTCTAATGATCATCGTGAAGTCCTCTCTGGGCGGTTTAAACTGGGGCTGGGAAATCAGAGACAGCAAGGTTTTATGAATATTAAGGATTGTTACATGACTACTAatacatgttaaatatttattccaGGAAGCAAAACTCAAATGAGACAGGCACTTCTGTATGTCAGTGCATTGCTGATTATCAACTCTAAGGATCTAATAATGCTGACACTGTTCGctgctttaaatgtgaaaatatttgcaCACTTACAGCAAAAGAGAGAAGGTACTTGTACTTAAAGGGAATTCTACACttgaaacaaataataaaagaaaagatccCAATCTGAAGCTAAGCCTGAGCTATTCTGAGCTCCAAAAACACTGCATCCTACATTTCCTATAATACAACTAATGACATCTTTTTGATAAATCAGAGTACCTGACCCAAATCTTGACAAAACACCAGCTCTTGATTTCAGTCTGATTTATATGTTATAAAATTTGTGGAGTGCTCCTTTAATGAATTATCTACAGAGAACATCTgttcattttctcctttctttgtcAGGAGCTCTAACTGACCTGTAGTAAACAGTCCACTGTTCCCTGGTAGAGAGCTACTCCTCTCTGGTTCATCATGCGTGTCCGGACTACGTCCACTGGATTGGAGGCCAACGCCCCGGCCAGACCACACACAAAGCTAGACCTAGGGGAAAACAAAGCACAGGGTGTTTTATGTCTCAAGTCAGAAAGAATCTAATAACAGCCAACATTAGTTGCTATCTTCTCCAGAcagaaaataagtaaataacaGCAATTTTGCTgctataaatacacataaaagtAGGAGCTTTTTCTGGCTGAAATACAGGCATTAATGCACCCTTGCTCAGATGTCCTTGAATCACTATGTATTTAGAAATAGCTACTACTACAAATGCCGAGTGATGTCtgaaacacagtacagtatctGGCAGCTATTacacataattttttttaatggacaTTGGTGCAATTCTAGAGCTTTGATTTGTCATTTTCCAGGTAATTTTTAGCAACGACAGCACATACAGAAGTTACAGGACTCCCCCTTTAATCTTCACTGCGCCTAACATATCAAAACACTGTAAGTAAGTCTTGTGCTGACAAGCAGTTTCCGTCCTGTGATAACATCACATGAGAGGACAGAAAAGGAAGATCTTCACATTACTTGGAAAACTTACAAGaagtgtgtgtacactgtgtcCCCCATGTAACCCGACAAGATCAGATGCTTCTTGGTGAGGTCATAAACTGGTAGTTCGACCCCGACCACAATAGCTGCCCGCTGAGCTGTTAGAGAGACGCCctgaagcagaaagagaacaTTGCAAGATTTAAGGTTGGTATCTGTGCAGCCTGAAACTCAGGGACACAGAGTTCACTGCAAATTAAGCACTTTCCAGGCTCTCTGTACCTTCCACAGCCCTCTTGTCCCTTCCTTCTGGTAGATGTTGATGAAGTTGACCATCATACTGCCCTGGATCACATTTCCCTGAGCCTGCATGCGAATCTGGAgcacagacaaagaaaatggttcatgaatttaaaaagcatGCACAACCAATGCGGAATGCTGTATTAGTCCAGTTTCCACTAGaatgcaaaagcaaaaatgttAGTAGGCATAACAAACAAGCACAATGTCCTAAAGCATTTTCTGTGCCCTTGTTTCCAGGAATTTTGCAGCACGTGCTTAACTGCTGTTTGAAGGATAAGTTTGCTGCTTGGCTCTGTTGCAACTTGCCAGACACAGCTATAGGCACAGTGTGATGGAAACACAATGTTCCAAACATGCAGCCTGTAACTTCGTCTCCAgcttaacaaacacacactggagacaGGACATCATTACTTCTGAACAGGCACGGCACAAAGAGGCTGTGTTCATGCACCCATATCATTTGCAGGACACTGTGTCAAGCCTTTCAGGCTACAGTCTATAAATAATCCACAAATGGGGTCTTGATGGCACTGAGAAGCCTTTCACTCCAAGTGGCTTGCTACCAAAAGATCACACCTACAGCTGTTACAGACTCATACAGAATAATCATATTAATACTGGTGTATTATAAAGTACTAGGATTACAATCTTACTCAAGGCCACTTAAGTAATTACAGTTGTATATACCAAAGCAGCACAAAGTTGGGGGCAGTTGGAAACTTGTCAATCTTGCTCTACAGCTTTACATTATAATTTCATAAGGGAAATACCAAGGAGATGTATGAGCTTGATGTGTGCAAACTGCTACCTTCAGCACATCAGTAGGGTTTGCAATGGAGGAGGAGATGACTCCAGAGAGAACACCACACACAACATTAGTCAGCAATGTCTCATCTGAAACAGGAGAAGAGTGGGAGGCAGGCTGTAAGGCAAGCAATATTTTACACCATGCACGAGGATTTCACAGTTTGTCAATTACAGAAGCACACGCAGTAATAATGAGCTCTTAGTACGACCCAGTGAGGAAACATTTTGAACAGGTCAAATATTTGTGCCTCTAAGGTCACCCGTTCAGAAAGCATGTGGACACGTTTCTGGTTGGGCAGGAATAGCCCAGCaagttatgtgtgtgtatgagagagagacagaaggaaactCACCCTCTGGTCTTTCAACCAGCAGTCGCTTAAAGCTCTGGTAGGTGCCAATTTTTATGGTCCCGTAGGAGGCCTGGCGCAGCATGGCAGGAGCGATCCTGCAAAAGTCaggttgatttttatttattattatgctatctcacaatatttaatataaaacattgcAAAAAAGCACTTCATGGCCTGTTCAATAAcaagaagacacacacatggCAAAACAAAGCCACTGTAGACACCACCCCCTCTCAACCCTCAGATGAAGAGAGGTTGAGGTAAAGGTCGTGAGGGACAATGGTTGTTTCAAAAAGATGGAATAGATAACAAAATAAGCTTGGAAGAACCAGAAAGTGGATGGATTTGATCAGTACATCTTCAGTTCGGGTGTAGTGACTACAGGTACAGGTATACAGGTCCACCGTACTCACCCTGAGTACAGAGCCCGCAGCCCCTCCTCGCTGCCGATCCGGACCATAGCGTGGAGCATGCCTCTGTATCGGATCTCTCGGTATTTGCTGTCGCCCACTTGTCCCTGAACTTGAAGGCGAGTCTTAGCCAGGTCGATTGGAAACGTCCCTGTAGCACACGGCAACGGGACACCTCGCGTAAAAACACTGAACCACAGCCAGGAATGGAATAATTAACTGTAACCCGCGCAGCTCGGCCTCCCGCCGTCGCTCCACACCAACTCACCGCATTCCGCCGTCACAGAAGCCAGCCCGCCGAACACAAAGGGCTTCCAGTTCACGTTAGACATGTTCTCCAGGCGCCTACCGAGTGGCAGTGGAAACCGAAGCGGCGAACACAGGTTTCGGGGGGGGGGACAAATAACCAGAGTGCAGCTAGGACTTTAAAATGTGCCGCTGCGCTCCCCCCGCCTGCGGCGTCCGTCCACTCCAGCCCCGCGTCCCTCCTCCTTCCGCCGTCACTCGCCACGCCCTCCCCCCCTGTTACCAGGCAACAGTGACAGCCAGCGGAGACGACGTAAATCATTTTTGCGACAGTATCGTGCAGGTTGTCGTGTAACTGCTTTTAATGATCAGTCTGTCACTCTGGTGGATggcaaaataaagatttaatagaaaaacataaaatgcatgTGTCCCTTCAATTTCCTGACCTAGAAACTGCTccttctcaaaaaaaaaaaaaaaaaaaaagttctaaaAAAAATACCTCATAATACAGACAAAATAGTTATAGCTGAATATTGTATTTGCTGTGTGGATAGTGTgttataaatacacacactgggATGATTTTGTGGGCTGAAATACAAAGTTTAAATTCATGCACCCCTGATCAGATACCCACACACTGCTCTGTATTTCGAGGCAGATGCTGCTTGAAATACTGAGTTTCACAATGTCTGACAATATGTTGTCAacgctgtgttgtgtgtgtgagaagcaAGGATGAATGAGGCTACAAATTTGGGTAGCGTAAGGGTGTCAGTTCCATCTCTTTTGTAAAGGTAAAGGAAATTGCTGCAATTCTAGGCTGGGATTTAAGACTACAGATAACACAAGACATAAGaatcagagttttttttttttttcaatcagaGTTTTTGAActtgttatttaaaatatttttttgtgagTGTTGAGGCCACAAACCTTTGGTTTGggctaaaataaaacaagcatgCAGAAAAAGGTCAATTCATGACTCCCTGCCATTACGTGGACACAATCTGAATACCCTTTCAACACAGAAGCTTGCATATGTCTCTGCACACTATGAGGTCAGTACTGATTCTGTGTGCGAAGGCACAGAACAGGTCAGGCCATGCATTCAGGTGTTGGTCGGATAAACTTTCTTGAGATGAGAAATCTGATtcaaaatttattttattgaggAGAGGTGCTTTTGAAGGTCCTGTGATGTCAGGCTCACAGAACAGTCGGGAAGCAATCCAGAGATACACTGCCCATGCAAAAAAAATTCCCaactactaaaactaaaaacggtccagtggaagaaggtcatgtggtctgatgactccagatttactctgttccagGGTGATGCGTACATcggggtaagaagagaggcaggtgaagtgaagCACCCATCGTGcttagtgcctactgtacacTGCACACTGTACACGCGActtggacgggcagtgtatctGCTTCACAAAGTTTTGGTGTGAGGCTCACTCTTCTTACCAATCAGGGAATTTCAGTCAATTCTGCTTGATCAGTAAGTTGCAGTAATTGTAGTAATTTGACAATGACTAATACTTGAAGGACTGTGCAGATCTTGGTGGA
The window above is part of the Anabas testudineus chromosome 17, fAnaTes1.2, whole genome shotgun sequence genome. Proteins encoded here:
- the LOC113172466 gene encoding kidney mitochondrial carrier protein 1, which translates into the protein MSNVNWKPFVFGGLASVTAECGTFPIDLAKTRLQVQGQVGDSKYREIRYRGMLHAMVRIGSEEGLRALYSGIAPAMLRQASYGTIKIGTYQSFKRLLVERPEDETLLTNVVCGVLSGVISSSIANPTDVLKIRMQAQGNVIQGSMMVNFINIYQKEGTRGLWKGVSLTAQRAAIVVGVELPVYDLTKKHLILSGYMGDTVYTHFLSSFVCGLAGALASNPVDVVRTRMMNQRGVALYQGTVDCLLQTWRSEGFMALYKGFFPNWLRLGPWNIIFFLTYEQLKNINV